The Bradyrhizobium betae genomic interval TTCGAGATAGGCGACGGCCTCCGGCCCGCGCGCAAGGAAGGCAGCGCGCAAGCCGGCATTGGACGGCTCAGGTACGGTCCTCGCCAGGTACTGGACGGCATCCGTGACGCTGTCCGAAAGCCCCGCCTCTTTCATCTTCGGATTGGCGGGGATCCAGACCATGCCGCCTGACCAGGCGGTGGTCCCGCCGACGAAGGCGGTCTTCTCGATCACCAGCACGCGCAGCCCTTCTGCGGCGGCCACCGACGCAGCCGTCATGCCACCGGCACCCGCGCCGATGACAATGACGTCGTAGGTCTCGTGGGCCGGCATCATGCGGCGAGCTTCCGAAAGCGAGGCATGACACCGTCATACCCCGCCCGTGGGCTCGCAGCTAGCGGGTGGGCTTGCGTTCGATCGGATCGATGTCGATCGCCCGCAGACGGCCGAGCCGCAGCACGTCCATGGCGAGCCGTCGGCCGATCCGGTCACGGTCGAGCACGCGGATCAGATCGTCGACGCCGTTGATTGCGACGCCATCGAGCCTGATCACGACGTCGCCGGGCAACACGCCCGCCTTCGCCGCCGGGCCATCCGGTTCGATCTGCGCCAGCAGCGCACCCATCTTGTTGTCGACACCGGCCAGCACCGCATGCCGCCGCGGGATCGGCGCAGTCTGTCCAGCGACGCCGATATAGGCACGGCGGACATAGCCGTGGCGGATGATCTCCGACAGCACGAATTGCGCGGTGTTGCTGGCGACCGCGAAACAGATGCCCTGGGCACCACTGATGATGGCGGTGTTGATGCCGATCACCTCGGCATTCGACGACACCAGCGGGCCGCCGGAATTGCCGGGGTTGAGCGCGGCATCGGTCTGGATCACGTCCTCGATAGTGCGCCCGCTCACCGAGCGGATCGAACGTCCGAGCGCCGAGACCACGCCGGCGGTCACGGTCGATTCAAAGCCGAGAGGATTGCCGATCGCAATCACGAGCTGGCCGCGTTTCAGGCTCTGGGAGTTGCCGAGCGCTGCATAGGACAAGTCGCGCACGCCGTTCGCGCGCAGCAGCGCCAGATCCGTATCGGGATCGACGCCGAGCACCCGGGCATCGCCGACATTTCCTTCGACGTCGCGCAGCCGGATCTCCCTGGAGGCGCCGACCACGTGGCTGTTGGTGAGCACGAGCCCGTCCGGCGAAATCACGATGCCGGAGCCGAGCCCGCCGCGTTCGCGGCCGTTCGGAACCTTCGGTCCGGTCTCGACGCGCACGACCGCAGGGCCGACACGATCGGTGACGTCGATCACGGCATTGGAATAAGCGTCCAGCAGAGCCCGGTCATTGTCTGGGGCAACCGTCGCCGTTCGCGATGACGAGGCGTCATCGACGATGTCAGAGGTGAAATCCAGCATGGTAGCAGTCCTTGAGGCTCACACAGATGGTGGCCTGCTCCTGCCGGCGCAAGTGGGCCCGGCCCGGGGCGCGGAGCTGGGCTACCCAGATGGCTAGGGCGCCCGCCGCAGCGTGCCGCCCTTCGCCTTGACCGGGTCGAGCAGCGACCAGTCGCCATCCGGGAGCACATAGCCCTTCGGAAATGGCGCGCGCAGCTCGAGCCCGAGCGAGCGCAACACACGGTCGTCGCGGTAATAGCACTGCAGGACGACGCGAACGAGCGTCGCGGCCGCCGCGCCGCCGTTCTTGCGAAACTCCAGCGCCACCGCATCACGCTTGGCGGCATCGAGTTCGGCGAGCGGCTGACCTGCCAACCGCGCCAGATGATCCAGCGCCGCCGTCACCAATTTGGTGTCGCGGCCGAGCGTGGCAAGGATATCGGCCTGGATCGCGGCATCGTCGGCCCCCGGCACCTTGTACTCATCGCTGGCGGGAACGATCATCGCGGCGACGGTGCGGAGGTCGTCGCGTTGACGCTGGGTGAGTTGATGACTCTCGGACATGGCGGCCTCAGTCGAACAAATTGGCGAGGCGCTGCTTCATCTGGTCGGCGATGTAGAGCGCGAGGGCCTGGATGGTGGACGTCGGGTTCACGCCCCCGGAGGTGACGAAGATGCTGCCATCGACGATGAAGAGGTTCTTCACGTCATGCGTGCGGCCCCATTCGTTGACGACGGAGCGCTTGGGGTCGGTGCCCATGCGCGCGGTGCCGAGCAGGTGCCAGCCGCCCCACGGGATCGGCGAGTTGATGCAGATGTCGGTCGCGCCCGCCATTTCCAGAACCTCGCGGCCGCGCGCGAGCGCATGGTCCATCATCTTCTGGCTGTTCTCGCTGATCGTGTAGTTGATCTTCGGCGCGGGAATGCCGTGGCTGTCCTTCAGCACCGGATCGAGCGTGACGCAATTATGCTCCTCCGGCAAATCCTCGCAGATCGCGGAGAAGCCGAGCCGGTGGCCATTGAGCTTGCGGAAGACGCGGTGATGATCCGCGCCCCACGGCAAAATGCCCTTCTGCTCGCTGACGACCGCCTCGAACACCGGCCCGGCGCCGCGCACGAACTGAACGCCATAGCCGCGCACGAAGCCGCGCGACAGGTCCGTGTCGTACCATTCCTTGCTCCACAGGCAGGTCGGCGGTGCGCGGTTGCTGTCGGTCGGCTCCTTCACATAGCCGTAGATCTGCGCATAGGGATGGAACATCAGGTTCTTGCCGACGAGGCCCGACGAATTGGCGAGGCCATTCGGAAAGCGCGCGGACGCCGAGTTCAGCAACAGGCGCGGCGTGCCGACACCGTTGCAGGCGATGATGACGACATGCGCCGGCTGAAACTGCTCGACGCCGTCCTTGTCGTAATAGACCACGCCCGTGGCCATGCCGTTCTCGTCGGTGGTGACCTCGCGCACCCGGCAATGCGTGCGCAGCTCGACGCCGGCGCGGACCGCCTGCGGCCAATAGGTGATGTCGGTGGACGACTTTGCGCCCTGCGCACAGGCCGGCGTGCAATGGCCGAGATTGATGCAGCGCGCCCGGCCCTCGTAGTCCGTCGTCGCGACCGTCGTGTCCGACGGCCACCAGTGCCAGCCGAGCTCGTTCATGGCCTTGCCGAGGATGGCACCGGACAATCCGAGCGGCTGCTGCGGCATCGGCGGATGCGTCAGCGGCGACAGCGGGTCACCCGACAGGCCTGACGTCCCCATGATGCGGTCGTTCTCTTCGAAGAACGGGGTCAGCGCGTCGTAGTCGATCGGCCAGTCGTCGGCGACGCCGTCGAGCGTCTTCACCTTGAAATCGGACGGATGCAGCCGCGGCCAGTGCGCAGTGTACATCACCGTCGAGCCGCCGACGGCATTGTAGTTGACGACCTTGATCGGCGAATTGTCGTCGTTGATCGGATAGTCCTCGGGCCGGCCGCGGATGTTGGGGCTGGTCGCCCACTCGCCGTAGAACCTGGCTTCCCAGTCGCGGCCCGTGCTGGGATATTCCGCCGGGTTCATCCAGCCGCCCTGCTCCATGCAGAGAATGTGCATCTTGGTCTCGGCCAGCGACCACGCCACTGCAGCGCCTGAAGCGCCGGCGCCGATGATCAGGACGTCCACGGGGTCATTCATCGAAACATCGTCCTCCCGCCCTCGCCGCTTCCCGGGCGATTCGGCCATCACGGCTCGCAAGGCTTTCGCAAACGATAGGATCAGAGCCACGGCTGAGTAAAGCCACCGGCGGGGAATGTCGCACTTCGCAGGGCGCAGACCATTGGTGTTGCGACGCCCGGATGCTAGGAACGAGGCGCAAGAGCCATCGATAGCGAGAAATTATGCCCTTCGAGAATTCATTTGCCGCCGTCCGCGCATTCGCGCTGGTTTTATTTCTCGCTCTGTCGGGATTTTCGGCGCTCTCGGGACCGGCTTCCGCCCTGACCGCTGCCGCAACCGTGCGGGATGCCAATTCCATCCAGCTCGGCGACGTCACCTACCGGCTGGACGGCGTCGATGCACCCGAGCTGGACCAGGTCTGCATCGACGATCACGCCGATCCCTGGACCTGCGGCATCGAGGCCCGCGACCAGTTGGCGAAGCTGATCAACAAGCGCTCCGTGCGCTGCGACGATGTCGGACCGGAGAAGAGCTTTGGCAAGCGGCATCGCGCCATCTGCACGGCCGAGGGCGACAAGGTCACCCTGAACGAGCAACTGATCAAGCTCGGCTATGCCATCGCCCGCGAGCCGATCAAGGCCAACGTCAAGCCGGCGGCTGCCGAAGCGAAAACGGCCTCGGCTGGCCTCTGGAAGGGCTGCTTTGTTGCACCGCAAGAATTCCGCATGGGCAAGAAGGACGGCGCGCTGCTCGGCGCCGCCTGCCGCTCCGACCGCGACAAGGAGATTCGCGCGGCGCTGTTTCCGGAAGATCTGGCCATGCCGCCAAGCTGCGGCATCAAGGGCAAGCTCGCGGTGCGTGCGCGCGTCACCGGTAATATCGGCATCTATCACTTGAGAGGCTGCCCGAGCTATCCCGCCACGACCAAGCCGGACCGCTGGTTCTGCTCGGAGGACGACGCGCAGGCAGCGGGCTTCCGCAAGGCCTACAATTGCCGCCGGCCAAAGTGAACAATTGGTTCACGCAGCCGTAGGTGGCGGCTGGAGACAGTATTGATCCGGAATTGAAGTTCGCCTGGAGTTGCTTCATTTGTAGAGGCACGCAAGCGCTTTGCGCGAGCGTTTCCTTGGCAGACGATCCTCATTGGATTGTCTTTGCTCGGGCGTTTCCTCCCTAGACTTGGGCCGCTTGTCACAAACAAGCGGCTCTTCTTTTTTGTGCGGCACGATCTCCGCATCGGCGTGACTTGATCGATCGGCGGCATGCAATTCCGTGCGATGTCAATGACACCCGCGCGGGACCACCGGCCTTCTCTCCCCCTCAGCCCGTTGCTATCGTCGGCAAAAAACAACGGGATGGAACGACATGCAGGGCCCTGAGGACGATGCCGGCCTCGCCGGCAAGGTGGCGCTGATCAGCGGCGGCGGCGCCGCGGGCGATGGCATCGGCAACGGCCGCGCTGCAGCAATTCTGCTGGCCCGCGCCGGCGCAAACGTGCTGGTGGCCGATCGCGACCTCAAGCTGGCCGAACGCACCGTCGAGATGATCGCAACCGAGGGCGGCACGGCTGCTGCCCATGGCGGCGACGTCACCAGCGAAGATGATTGCAAGAAGCTGGTCGAGGCCGCGCTCGATCGCTGGGGCCGGCTGGATTTCCTCGACAACAATGTCGGCATCGGCAGCCGCGGCAGCTTGGTCGACGAGGCGCCCGAGCAATATCGCCGCGTCATGCAGGTCAATGTCGAGACCATGTTCCTGCTCTCCAGGCACGCGATCCCCGCGATGATCAGGACGGCGAAGGGCGGCGCGATCGTCAACATCTCCTCGATCTCGGCATTGCGGCCGCGCGGGCTCACGACCTACACGACTTCGAAGGCGGCGATCATCGGTCTGACCCGCGCGATGGCGGTCGATCACGGCCGCGACAACATCCGCGTCAACTGCATCTGCCCGGGACCGATGTACACGCCGATGGTCTATGCCCGCGGCATGAGCGAGCAGGCCCGCGCGCAGCGGGCCAGGGCGTCCGTTCTCAAGACCGAAGGCACCGGCTGGGACGTCGGTCACGCCGTCAAATTCCTGCTCAGCAACTTTGCCCGCTACATCACAGGCCAGGTGCTGGTGGTGGACGGCGGCGTCACGCTACAAGCCCCCGAACGCGAGTCACAAGAACACTAGAGGAAACACACCAATGGCCCGCTTGCCCTATCTCGAGGCCGACCAGGTCGCGCCCGAATATCGCGACATGCTCAAGCGCAACACCAATTTGCACAAGCTGCTGGTCAACTCGCCGGAGATGGCACGCGCCTTCCACGGCATCGGCGGCTACATCCGGTTCAAGAGCAAGCTCGATCCGCGCCTGCGCGAGCTTGCGATCCTCCAGGTCGGCTGGATGGAGAAGTCGGAATACGAATTCACCCACCATGTGAAGATCGGCAAGGAGTTCGGCGTCACCGACGAGGACATCTCAGGCCTGATGGCGGAGACCGACGGCAAGTCCTCGAAGCTGGAGCCGCTGGCGAAGGCGATCCTGAAAGGCGCCCGCGAGATGGTGCGGGAGCTTGCCATGTCGGATGCGACCTTTGCCGAGATCAGGCAGCACCTTTCCGACGAGCACATGGTCGACCTGGTCCTGACCATCGCCTTCTATTGCGGCGTGGTGCGCGTGCTCGCCACCATGAAGATCGACAACGAGCCCTATTACAAAGAGGTACTCGAGCAGTACCCGATCCCGGGAGTGAACTGAGATGCGCTTGAAGGACAAGATTGCGATCGTCGTCGGCGCCGGCCAGAGCCCCGGCGAAGGCATGGGCAATGGCCGCGCCGCGGCGCTGACCTTCGCCCGCGAGGGCGCAAAGGTGCTGTGCGTCGACCATCATCTGGAATCCGCGCAGGAAACCGCGGCCATGATCGCGGCGAAGCAAGGCACCGCCGTGGCCTTCAGGGCCGACGTGACCAAATCCGCTGACATCAAGGCGATGGTGGCGGAGGCGCAGGTGCGCTGGGGCCGCATCGACGTGCTGCACAACAATGTCGGTGTCAGCCTGTCCGGCGGCGACGCCGAGCTGCTGCAGATCACCGAAGAGGCGTTCGACCGGGTCGTCGCCATCAATCTGAAGAGCTGCATTCTGGCGGCGAAAGAGGTGATTCCGATCATGCGCGCACAGGCCGGAGGCGCCAT includes:
- a CDS encoding carboxymuconolactone decarboxylase family protein; this translates as MARLPYLEADQVAPEYRDMLKRNTNLHKLLVNSPEMARAFHGIGGYIRFKSKLDPRLRELAILQVGWMEKSEYEFTHHVKIGKEFGVTDEDISGLMAETDGKSSKLEPLAKAILKGAREMVRELAMSDATFAEIRQHLSDEHMVDLVLTIAFYCGVVRVLATMKIDNEPYYKEVLEQYPIPGVN
- a CDS encoding SDR family NAD(P)-dependent oxidoreductase, which encodes MQGPEDDAGLAGKVALISGGGAAGDGIGNGRAAAILLARAGANVLVADRDLKLAERTVEMIATEGGTAAAHGGDVTSEDDCKKLVEAALDRWGRLDFLDNNVGIGSRGSLVDEAPEQYRRVMQVNVETMFLLSRHAIPAMIRTAKGGAIVNISSISALRPRGLTTYTTSKAAIIGLTRAMAVDHGRDNIRVNCICPGPMYTPMVYARGMSEQARAQRARASVLKTEGTGWDVGHAVKFLLSNFARYITGQVLVVDGGVTLQAPERESQEH
- a CDS encoding GMC family oxidoreductase, producing MNDPVDVLIIGAGASGAAVAWSLAETKMHILCMEQGGWMNPAEYPSTGRDWEARFYGEWATSPNIRGRPEDYPINDDNSPIKVVNYNAVGGSTVMYTAHWPRLHPSDFKVKTLDGVADDWPIDYDALTPFFEENDRIMGTSGLSGDPLSPLTHPPMPQQPLGLSGAILGKAMNELGWHWWPSDTTVATTDYEGRARCINLGHCTPACAQGAKSSTDITYWPQAVRAGVELRTHCRVREVTTDENGMATGVVYYDKDGVEQFQPAHVVIIACNGVGTPRLLLNSASARFPNGLANSSGLVGKNLMFHPYAQIYGYVKEPTDSNRAPPTCLWSKEWYDTDLSRGFVRGYGVQFVRGAGPVFEAVVSEQKGILPWGADHHRVFRKLNGHRLGFSAICEDLPEEHNCVTLDPVLKDSHGIPAPKINYTISENSQKMMDHALARGREVLEMAGATDICINSPIPWGGWHLLGTARMGTDPKRSVVNEWGRTHDVKNLFIVDGSIFVTSGGVNPTSTIQALALYIADQMKQRLANLFD
- a CDS encoding S1C family serine protease gives rise to the protein MLDFTSDIVDDASSSRTATVAPDNDRALLDAYSNAVIDVTDRVGPAVVRVETGPKVPNGRERGGLGSGIVISPDGLVLTNSHVVGASREIRLRDVEGNVGDARVLGVDPDTDLALLRANGVRDLSYAALGNSQSLKRGQLVIAIGNPLGFESTVTAGVVSALGRSIRSVSGRTIEDVIQTDAALNPGNSGGPLVSSNAEVIGINTAIISGAQGICFAVASNTAQFVLSEIIRHGYVRRAYIGVAGQTAPIPRRHAVLAGVDNKMGALLAQIEPDGPAAKAGVLPGDVVIRLDGVAINGVDDLIRVLDRDRIGRRLAMDVLRLGRLRAIDIDPIERKPTR
- a CDS encoding thermonuclease family protein — its product is MPFENSFAAVRAFALVLFLALSGFSALSGPASALTAAATVRDANSIQLGDVTYRLDGVDAPELDQVCIDDHADPWTCGIEARDQLAKLINKRSVRCDDVGPEKSFGKRHRAICTAEGDKVTLNEQLIKLGYAIAREPIKANVKPAAAEAKTASAGLWKGCFVAPQEFRMGKKDGALLGAACRSDRDKEIRAALFPEDLAMPPSCGIKGKLAVRARVTGNIGIYHLRGCPSYPATTKPDRWFCSEDDAQAAGFRKAYNCRRPK
- a CDS encoding SDR family NAD(P)-dependent oxidoreductase; translated protein: MRLKDKIAIVVGAGQSPGEGMGNGRAAALTFAREGAKVLCVDHHLESAQETAAMIAAKQGTAVAFRADVTKSADIKAMVAEAQVRWGRIDVLHNNVGVSLSGGDAELLQITEEAFDRVVAINLKSCILAAKEVIPIMRAQAGGAIINISSMAAITTYPYVAYKATKSAMIAFTEQLAYQNAEYGIRANVILPGLMNTPMAVDTRAREWHKTRAEVEAERDSKVPLRRKMGTGWDVANAALFLASDEANFITGVTLPVDGGASVRRG